The nucleotide sequence CGCTTATCTCGGAAGGGTAAACAAGAGGTGCTAAGTCGTGCACGGTTACGATGAATCTTCGTGGTTTATGAAAATAAACAGCAGGCGCTACGGTCTGTGATGTTGCATGGACAAGATCGGCATCTTTAGAGTTGTAGAAGAGCCAGGAGAAGACGGTGCTTCCGAGAATCTTTCCTTCTTTTCGCCTTATTCTTTCTATATCCCACTCATGCTTCAGCCCTTTCATATGGCGAAAAAGCTCATCCTCATACTTTCGCAGTGCATACATTGGATGGCTTTTCTTGGAGATGTTCCAGTGGATGATTTTCATATTTAAGCTTCAACCTCCCTGTACAGGCTTAAAGTTTCCCTAACTATGTTATCCCATGAATATTTTTCAGCCCTTCTTCTCATTTCTGCTCCGATCGTTCTGTAATCTGAATTTAGAATCTCGATGATCCTCGAAGCCAGTTCATCTTTATCCCCTGCTTTCACCAGAAACTCCTCTGGCAGGTGTCCGACTCCTGAAAAGATGTCTGTTGCAATACAGGGTTTCGATGACGCCATTGCCTCTAAAATCGTGATCCCGAAACCCTCGTCCGCGATACTTGGCTGGCAGTAGATGTCACATGTAGCAAAGAGCTGGATTTTTCTCTCTTCTGAAGGGTTCTGCAGGATCTGGACGTTTTTCATCCCTCCAGTTCTGTCCACAAGTTCAGTTATATATGATTTATCCTCTGCATAACCTGCAATCACAAGGTGTGCATCCTCAATACGCTCGTTCACAATCTTAAAAGCATCAATCAGGTACTCATATCCCTTATTCCTTGCAAACCTTCCAAACGATAGAATCACTTTACCATCACCAGGCGGCGCTGAGGTGATATATTTTTCAGGATCGATTCCAGCTGGTATAACCCTGATCTTCTCTTCATCTATCTTAAAACCCCTGAGTATCTCTTTTTTTGACCTCTCGCTGACTGTTATAACCTTCCTGGAACTTCTCATCGCCTTATCGAGGAGGAAAAATCTGATCTTATTTAGAAGACCCTTCCTTCCCAGAAACCCCACATCATGCACCGTCACGATCGCAGTTTTCACAAATAAACCCGAGAACTCGCCCCAGTATCCATTTATGTGAACCACATCATAATCCCCAAGTCTTGCCTTAAGCCCGGCGATGATACTGAAGAGAAAGGATCTGATGGCAAAGTGGATTCCTGGTAGATGAATGACCTCTGCCTCCTCATAATCCACATCATCATAGGTCAGGATCGTGACTTTATTTTCCTCCCTGATTCGTTTGAAGATCTCATACATGTATAGCTCTGCTCCACCGATTGTTGCAGGATAAAATTGTTTTGAGATCAGACAGATCTTCGTTTTACCCTCTCCTCTGGTCAATGTAACCATACAGATACCCGAGACCCACGCTCGCCGTACATACCAGTATGAAACCCAATTCTCCCACCTTACCTCTTTTCAGCTTAGAAGGCACGCTCTTGAATAGAAGTTGCTTTAAATAACCCCTTTCTTCTTCAATTAAATATCCCATTCCCCTCATCATCTGTTTTGAGTAGCCCTGCCAGAAAGCTCTTCTCAATAAAAATCGCATCCTCAATCGCTCAGGGAAGATCTTGTGATAGACGATCGCATCCGGGTTGTAGATAACGCCTTTCCCGAACTTATCCTGCATCCGTTCACAAAATTCAGTCTCCTCGCCCTGGAGTTGCCCACCTCCTCGCAGTCCCATCTCGCTCCTAAACCCACCCATACTCTTTATTACATCAGATCTGAAGCTGATATTCGATCCAAATGTGTTTCTAACCTCGCACACCTCTTCAGGAAAGCCCCTGTGTGTTGCCCCGATGAGCCAGTAGTACTCCTCTGGTAGAAAGATTGGTTTCTTTTTCAGCCATAAAGGAAGTAGTTTTCCACCTGCTGCGATCGCATCATGCTCTTCATACATTTTAACAAGTTCCCCAAGCCACTCAGGATCTGCGATCGCATCATCATCGAAGAAGGCAATAATCTCTCCTTCCGCCACCTTTATTCCACGATTTCTACTCTCAGAAAGCCCTAAATTTACCTCATTCAATATGATTTTATCGATCTCGACCCCACTATTTAGAACCCGATCATAAAGCTCCCTGTTACCATCAACAACGACTATCACCTCGAAATTACTGTACGTCTGGCGGCGCAAACTCTCTATCGCCTCGATGAGATCCTTGTAACGCTGGTGTACACATATTATAATCGTAACAGGCGTATCCTGCATAATTTACTCAACAAACGCAGATACAATCAGCGCACCTCCGACCGCTCCCGCAAACTGTGGATATGGCGGTATAATAATATCAAACCCGAGTATATCCTCGAATGCAACTTTAAGCCCCTCGATGAGTGCCGTGCCCCCCACTTCAATGATCGGTTCTCTGAGATCGACCTCCTGGAGCTGCTGTTCATGAACCTGCTCTGCCACGCTCCTGCATGCAGCTGCTGCAACATCCTCCTTCGACGCACCCTCACCAAGCGCAGATACAAGCGACTGGATGCCAAATATCGAGCAATAGCTATCCATCACGATCTTACTTGCATCACCTTTGAGTGCGAGATCACCAAGCTCTGAGATATCGACACCGAGACGTCTTGCTGTTATCTCAAGGAATCGCCCTGATGCACCGGCACAGACACCACCCATCGTGAAGTCATCAGGAATTGCATTGTTCAGTGTGAGAGCCTTGTTGTCCATCCCCCCAATATCAAGCACCGTTGCCTCGCCCCGCTGTCTGTCTGCGAGAAATGCGGCGCCTTTGGAGTTCACGGTAAGTTCTTCCTGCACAAGATCCGCACCAATCTCATCCCCCACAACATGTCTGCCATAGCCTGTTACAGCCACGGCCCCAATCTCAGACATCTTCATCCCAGCATCTTCCAGTGCGAGGTCTATAGCTTTTTTTGCACTCCCCACCACTTCGGTCGTTGGAAGCCAGCCCGTGCCTATAACCTCATTTTCTTTCATTATCACGCACTTTGTCGTTGAAGAACCGCTGTCAACGCCCATCGTTATCCCTTCCTGTTTTGTTCGCATTAGGAGGGTCTTTCGCGTAACCAGCGTCTTTAACGCCTCAAGTCTGATCATAAGCCCGCCTTCTTTCACATGATCAACGGTAGAGTAGGTGATGACAGGCAGATCTGTCTCACGCTGGAGAAATTTCCGTATTTCGTTCTTTACGATCGAGCCTTCTGCACACTTGAAGCACGTCAGAAGTAGCACTCCATCCACCACACTGATATCATCAAGAACTGAGAGAGCACGCGCGATCATGAGGTTCAATCCTGGACTTTTTGCCCTGTATCCAAACTCTCGCACGGCTTCTGCCACATTATCGAGTTCAACCTCGGGATAGACAAGCTTGATGCCTGATCGTTCGGCGACCTCATTGAGCTTACCCTGAACCCCGCTGTACTCCGTACCACACGAAATCTGGGCTATCCTTGTTTCATTTGCCATCTTATACCACCTCTATGATTCCAGCGATCTCAGAAAATCAGTGACATTCTGAACCAGTATCTTTGCCGCATCCTCATCATAAGGATACGGAACAATGAGCGTTGGAACGCCTTTTGATCGTATCATATACTCGATGTAGTCGTTTGCAGCCGCGCAGGCCATACAACCAAAGCTTGGATCGGCATCTTCCACGATGATCGCAGCTTCTGCCTCGTCAACGAGCGGTATCATCAGCCCAACGCGCCCACGGACACCGGAGGGTTCCTCCACCGAGAGGTACTTCAGTGCACGTTTGAGGTCCTCTTCGACAATGTTAATCGGTGGAGAGTCAAGTTCTGGATCTCTAACCTTCTTTGCAATCTGTTTCATCAGTACAACCGCTTCATGCCCCATTCGTTCAACAAGATCTGCGAGAATTAAGCTATTTGGAGGATAGATTAGCACTTTCATCATCTGATGAGTTGACTTCAGGGATATATAAATTTATACATCCTGATCCTCATATCTCTGATGCAATTTGAGGTGATACCTGCGATCGATCTTAAAGCTGGAAAGTGCGTACAGCTTGTTCAGGGGGTTAAAGAGCATGAACTCATCTCAATTAATAACCCGCTGGATGTTGCAACAAGATGGATTGATGAGGGGGCAGATACGCTTCATATAATTGATCTTGATGGTGCGTTTGGAGAGGAGAATACAAACACCAGGATTATTTTTGAGATACTCGATCTATCAGAAAGGCGGGGTGTCACCACGCAGGTTGGTGGGGGGATAAGGACGGTAGAGTATGCTGCCAGGCTCCTTGAAGCAGGAGCGGCCCGAATCATACTTGGCACCGCTGCTCTCGAAAACCCGGATTTTGTGGAGACGCTTGTCCATACCTATGCCGCCGAGCGTGTGATGGTTGCACTTGATGCACGATCTGGCGAGGTTCAGGTTGAAGGCTGGCAGAAAGGCGCGGGCGAATCTCCTGCAAAACTCGCTCAGTTTTTTGAGAAGATCGGTGCAGGATGGGTACTTTTTACAAATATCGATGTTGAGGGGCTCATGCGTGGAATTCTGATCGATCCGATCGTTGATCTCATTTCTGCTGTCAACATCCCCGTTATTGTTGCTGGTGGAGTTACAACAATCGATGACATAAAGTTAATACAAAAAAGCGGTGCGCGTGGTGCAATACTCGGGAGTGCACTTTACAAAGGTAAAATAACACTTACTGATGCTTTGAATGCAGTGAAAGAAGGCAGAGTGCAGGAAGATCTTTGACATTTACAATTATCTGAAACTAAAGATATTTAAACTCCTGTAGAATTAAAATGTTTGATACCATATAGGTGGAGAAGGATGGCTAAGAAGTACACGAAGAAAGGCCGCAAATCCAGATCAGCGGGTAGATTTGGGGCGAGATACGGTAGAAAGATACGGAAACTTGTTGCTGACGTTGAAGAACAGATGCGAGCACCATACAACTGCCCCTCTTGCAATAAACAATTCGTTTCAAGAGTGGGGACCGGGATCTGGAAGTGTTCAAAGTGCGGGTTGATATTTACAGGTGGTGCATACGTCCCAACCACTCCAGTAGGGGAGTCCGTATTTAAAGCGATTAAAAGGTCGCAGGATGAATGAGCTACAAAAAAATCTTTTGAACGAGCTTCAAACAGGAATCCCAGTCGTTGAAAGACCTTTTCTCGAGTTATCAAAACGGCTTGGGCTTGAGGAGAGTACGCTCATCGAAGAGATACGGTCACTACTTGAGAAAGGTTACATCAGACGGATTGGCCCAATATTCGATGCTTCTGCACTTGGTATGGTAGGTACGCTTGCTGCGATCGCAGTCCCTGAAGAAGAGCTTGATCGTGTGGCAAATTTCATAAACAGATTTGAAGAAGTATCACACAATTATCTGAGGGTTGCTGAGGGTGTACCTTACAATCTCTGGTTTACAGTATCAGCGAAGGATAACGATGAACTCGATCGTATAATAAGCAGGATCAGGGAAGAGATCGAATACCCGCTTATAGTACTCCCAACAAAGAGGCTTTTTAAGATAGGCGTTGAATTCAGGCTGTGAGGTTTGGCAGATGGATCAGGTGGATCGTGAGATCTTGGAAAAAATTCAGGATGGCATTCCCATAGTTGAAAAGCCGTTTTCTGAGATTGGAGAATCGCTCGGACTTGATGAGAGTGAAGTGATCGACCGATTGAACAGATTGATCGATGAAGGGAAAGTACGGCGTTTTGCAGCCTCGATTGCACACATCAAGGTCGGGATAAACGCGAACGCGATGTGTGTATGGGATGTTCCTGATGAGCGTGTGGAGGAGGTTGGCTCGATCTGTGCGAGTTTTCCCGAGGTTACACACTGTTATGAGCGGCCAAGGTTGGATGACTGGCATTATAATCTATTTACAATGGTTCATGGAAAGAGTCGAAAAGAATGTGAAGAAGTTATCCAGCGAATCTCAGAGCGGATAAATATAGATACTTTTATTATTCTCTTCAGTGATAAGGAATATAAAAAGACTGGTGTCAGGCTTTAGACGGAGGGAAGCTCGCGATGGATGAGATCTGGAGCATACTAATCACCCACAAGACCGCTGACATAGCTGATATTGAGCGGGCGTGGCATGGAGATGTGAAAAGCCTGAATCGTATGATTGCATCGGATGAACATGTAGAAGAGTGTGTCTCGCTCAAGACCTGCAACCGTGTCGAGGTCTATATCGTATCGTCTGAACCCACCAAGGTCTTTGA is from Candidatus Syntrophoarchaeum caldarius and encodes:
- a CDS encoding glycosyl transferase family 1, translating into MTRGEGKTKICLISKQFYPATIGGAELYMYEIFKRIREENKVTILTYDDVDYEEAEVIHLPGIHFAIRSFLFSIIAGLKARLGDYDVVHINGYWGEFSGLFVKTAIVTVHDVGFLGRKGLLNKIRFFLLDKAMRSSRKVITVSERSKKEILRGFKIDEEKIRVIPAGIDPEKYITSAPPGDGKVILSFGRFARNKGYEYLIDAFKIVNERIEDAHLVIAGYAEDKSYITELVDRTGGMKNVQILQNPSEERKIQLFATCDIYCQPSIADEGFGITILEAMASSKPCIATDIFSGVGHLPEEFLVKAGDKDELASRIIEILNSDYRTIGAEMRRRAEKYSWDNIVRETLSLYREVEA
- a CDS encoding glycosyltransferase — its product is MQDTPVTIIICVHQRYKDLIEAIESLRRQTYSNFEVIVVVDGNRELYDRVLNSGVEIDKIILNEVNLGLSESRNRGIKVAEGEIIAFFDDDAIADPEWLGELVKMYEEHDAIAAGGKLLPLWLKKKPIFLPEEYYWLIGATHRGFPEEVCEVRNTFGSNISFRSDVIKSMGGFRSEMGLRGGGQLQGEETEFCERMQDKFGKGVIYNPDAIVYHKIFPERLRMRFLLRRAFWQGYSKQMMRGMGYLIEEERGYLKQLLFKSVPSKLKRGKVGELGFILVCTASVGLGYLYGYIDQRRG
- a CDS encoding methanogenesis marker protein 15, whose translation is MANETRIAQISCGTEYSGVQGKLNEVAERSGIKLVYPEVELDNVAEAVREFGYRAKSPGLNLMIARALSVLDDISVVDGVLLLTCFKCAEGSIVKNEIRKFLQRETDLPVITYSTVDHVKEGGLMIRLEALKTLVTRKTLLMRTKQEGITMGVDSGSSTTKCVIMKENEVIGTGWLPTTEVVGSAKKAIDLALEDAGMKMSEIGAVAVTGYGRHVVGDEIGADLVQEELTVNSKGAAFLADRQRGEATVLDIGGMDNKALTLNNAIPDDFTMGGVCAGASGRFLEITARRLGVDISELGDLALKGDASKIVMDSYCSIFGIQSLVSALGEGASKEDVAAAACRSVAEQVHEQQLQEVDLREPIIEVGGTALIEGLKVAFEDILGFDIIIPPYPQFAGAVGGALIVSAFVE
- a CDS encoding Uncharacterized conserved protein UCP018781, methanogenesis; the protein is MMKVLIYPPNSLILADLVERMGHEAVVLMKQIAKKVRDPELDSPPINIVEEDLKRALKYLSVEEPSGVRGRVGLMIPLVDEAEAAIIVEDADPSFGCMACAAANDYIEYMIRSKGVPTLIVPYPYDEDAAKILVQNVTDFLRSLES
- a CDS encoding 1-(5-phosphoribosyl)-5-[(5-phosphoribosylamino)methylideneamino] imidazole-4-carboxamide isomerase, producing the protein MQFEVIPAIDLKAGKCVQLVQGVKEHELISINNPLDVATRWIDEGADTLHIIDLDGAFGEENTNTRIIFEILDLSERRGVTTQVGGGIRTVEYAARLLEAGAARIILGTAALENPDFVETLVHTYAAERVMVALDARSGEVQVEGWQKGAGESPAKLAQFFEKIGAGWVLFTNIDVEGLMRGILIDPIVDLISAVNIPVIVAGGVTTIDDIKLIQKSGARGAILGSALYKGKITLTDALNAVKEGRVQEDL
- a CDS encoding Ribosomal protein L37ae, which translates into the protein MAKKYTKKGRKSRSAGRFGARYGRKIRKLVADVEEQMRAPYNCPSCNKQFVSRVGTGIWKCSKCGLIFTGGAYVPTTPVGESVFKAIKRSQDE
- a CDS encoding transcriptional regulator, giving the protein MNELQKNLLNELQTGIPVVERPFLELSKRLGLEESTLIEEIRSLLEKGYIRRIGPIFDASALGMVGTLAAIAVPEEELDRVANFINRFEEVSHNYLRVAEGVPYNLWFTVSAKDNDELDRIISRIREEIEYPLIVLPTKRLFKIGVEFRL
- a CDS encoding transcriptional regulator, AsnC family, translating into MDQVDREILEKIQDGIPIVEKPFSEIGESLGLDESEVIDRLNRLIDEGKVRRFAASIAHIKVGINANAMCVWDVPDERVEEVGSICASFPEVTHCYERPRLDDWHYNLFTMVHGKSRKECEEVIQRISERINIDTFIILFSDKEYKKTGVRL